The DNA region CTGACCCGAATCAGTTTGTGTTTTAGGTTTAGCAAATGGTTGTTGTTTAGTTCGAACCTCGAATAATGTCGGCCTCCCCCCACCTTTACGCATATCATCCAAGCGTGGAGCACCGACCAATCAATCAGCGCCTGGAAAACATGGCCAAAATCTGTTTGGCGGATAGACAACTGCCACCAAGTACCAttgcacaaacacatttcccaAACACAGACCTTCCCCACTCCCCCCATTTGCACAGCAACGGTGTTCCGGTGTTTTCGTGGcgcaaacacagacacacacacacacacatacaccatcaAACTTTGCGCGCTCTTCGTGACCTAGGTTAGTTAATGAATAATCTATAACCCGACTAAGTCGATTACCTTGTCGTACACTCTCTTTGCCTGCATCCGCAACTCCCGCAAGTCCCACATTACCTCCCCATTCCTTTTCTCGGTCGAAGACACACAAATCACACGGCATGTAAATGAGCCGGCCGCGCGTGATCGTGAGGATCGTGAGGAGCAGGAGAGTGCGCTAAGCTAGGGAGTGCTAAATTGGTGAAGCCTTCAAGAACTGTTCGAAAAGTGCCTGGCAGCTAAGCGGTGGCTTACTAGTTAGGTAGGCTTGCCGTAAGGTTCGACGCAGTGGTGGGCACACTTGTCGCCCGGCATAAAAACAGTCAAATGTTGATACCAACGTATGGTTTTATGtcgccaacaaaaaaatatgttttaatatttacaaCTTTCATGAAATTTTGAAGGACTGAcaaaaatttgtttatttattcctGGATGTTACCACTGACGATACTTTTAAATCATTGTTGGTTACTTTCTTTTCGCTGTGTGTTCTTATTTGTAGGAAGAAAAGATAGTCCAGCATTTCAGATAGTTTCCTTTAGAAAAATTGCACAGGATCATGGAACATGCTGACTGCATATCATACCTTAAGAAAAAGCTTTAGTACCTATATTATTACTCCTGGTCTGATAAGTGGGATGTGACTATCGTATGTCTATCGGGGGCAGTCCCGTGGTAcattcgtcaactcgaacgacccAATAACAcgcccgtaatgggttcaagcccggaatggaccgtccccccatAGTAAGGATTGACtatgactatccggctacgtggtattgaataaagtcttgaaagcctgtataggccggtatgtccgcgtaggacgtttacgccaaatagaagaagaagactatCGTATGTGACCCGAGGCAAGGATCTTATGGTTGCTAGTGATGACTACtttattaataatattatGGGGATACTgagaagcaaccaaaaaacaatGGGAATCCTCTATATTTAGAAGAATATGCAAGAATCTAGTATCTAACAAGCAATAAAGGATAGAGGACCTCATGAaatgcatgcgtgtgtgtggacgTATTGTTTAACCAGCTGCACAAACATCGTTACACTCTTTGGCTCATTATCATTTCTATGTTTATTCATATATGTGTAATCGTTAAAGAAAACATGCAGTAAACGTTGAAATCAAACTTGATCGGCTGTATTCATACACGtactaaataaaacattacaacATAGTTTCATGTGGAACCCGTTGCTTTGCCGTCCACTGGGTTAGATCATCCCCTAAGCAATACGACACGCGGGCGGGCtatttgtctgtttgtttttattttgcaacagTAATTAGAACGGCACCATAAACGTGCGCTATCTAGAGCATCCGACTCGGGATTTAGATAAAACCGATAAAATGGAGGGCGGCCGCAAATAGTCATCATTAATTAAAATGCTATAAAACTCTCGTGTACACAGGGTATCAAGCACGTAACAGGAAAATTAAGCTCTCAAAAGACTTTTATTGGTTTAGTCTTACCCTGACACGTTGGGGAGGGGCCATAAATAATGCCATCAAATCAATTAAAGgcgcgcgcgtatgtgtgtgtgtaagtgtttgAAGCTTCTGGAGTGACAATGCTCCTGGGTACGAATCCATCTAATCCTTCAGCACCAGCGGCAGCACGACCAGCGGCGGCACGTACGCGGGATTCTCCGCGTATAGCGTCCACGTGCGCTTGATGCAATCAATAATGCCGACGCAGATCGTTTTCACCTTCTGGTTCTTGCCGTGGTCCCGGAACACCTTGTGCTCGGACGCGGTCACGTCGCTCAGCATCCGCACCACGTCCGCGACCGTCTTCGGCGGCGCGTACTTGGCGAACGTTTTCATCCGCTCGATGCTCGACTCGATGATCAGGCCGGACACCTCCGGTACCGGCAACCGCTGGTAGCTGTTCACGTGGATGATATGCTCGCCCGGGCTGGCGGTCAAGATGTTCAGCTGCGACTCGTCCCCGTTGGTGGCGGGCCCCATCTCCGCGTTGTGGAACAACCGGTCGCCCTCCTGTCTGTGGGGCGCGGATGGGAGTAAATAAGTGAGGGAGGGTAATGTACCGAAATGTAGGCTTCAATGGTATCGATTTGCAATAAACTACTTACCTAAGGAACGTCATGTTGATGGAGCACCCATCAGCCGCACCGACGCCGTGGTCTCGCAGTATCTCTTGCGCCTGCACGAAGTTTTCCGCCGCCAGCAGGGCTCGCGTAATGAAGTGGCGCGcttttaaaccaaaaaaaataatcaggAAAAGGCGTTAACGGAATTGCGTAGGACGAATGTGCCACCGGACGCCGACGCCGGACACCGGAACTTACGTGTTTTGCCGCCGACCAGCGTTTTAGCGCTGAGCGTGTTGATCGAGAAGACCAGCCCGTGATGGTTGGCGTTCATCGTGTAGCCAGGCAGGTGGCCGGCATAGCAGAGCGAGGTGAACCGTTCCTCCACCACCTTGTGTTTGCCTTCCGGCGACTCCGAGATGATGTGGGCCGACACGAAATAGAAGTGGTTCAGCACCTCGGACAGTGCGTCCTCCGTGTGGCCCAGCACAACCTGCAGAGGAAGACAGTAGGGAAAAATGAAACTCGCTGTAGATTGAAGAGGTTGCAGTTACGGGAGAAGGTACGTACGCAGTCGGGCTCGTTGACACAGATGGTCGAGCAACCGATCGGTTGGTTGTTACCATCCTGGCCACCGGTTATGACATCGTCTATATGCAGCAAAAACAGCTGTAACGTGCAACGGGCAACGGGAAGCGGATTATTACTCGTATGGTTTAACGGAAGGAGAGAGGGACAGGGAGAGATAAGCTAATAAGAACATGCGGCAAGGTTAGACGCTGTACGACTCGCAGTCTCGTATGTAACTCCTGGAACTCCTGCAAATAGGCTTACGCCCAGGCTAACAGGATTAGTTGCACCATTTATGGCGACTAAGCGACTAATGTGATTAGCCGTTACCGTACGGGGTTTGTTTCTGATCTTTTGGCGGTCTTGCAGTCGTCGTTGATTTACATAACCCAAGCGAATTGCGTTTCTAGTAACAATTACTGGGCCCAGAATAGCACAATGTTCTCATATTCTTGCCCTCTGGTGCGGTCGCAACTTCCTGTCCAATGATTACCTTATGGAACTCCACCTTGGCCCCGTCCGCAATACCCTGCAGCTCGCGGATGTACTGCGGGAATGATTTATTGACGCTTTCGTACGTGTCAACGTAGATTTTACCTGATAAGAGAGATAGGTTTTAGTTTTCAGCATAATGTGTGAGCCACCTGAATTGTCTTATCTTCCAACTGCTCAGCACTCAGATTACTTACGACCATTTTCGGTGTTAAACAGCGGCAGATAGGTTTCGTTCAGCGTTACCGACTTCTCCAGAAAGCTGTGAATGATGGATGCAAAGGTGCGGCCCTGTTTTGGAGAAAGATTAACCATCAGATCCTTACTGCCTGCGGAACAGTCTCTTCAGAAGTTTAGCAATTCGGCTCAAAGTGTATAGAAACTCAATAATAAGTACATAATCACTTGTTACAGACAACAAGCGCGGGCTTTAAATGTAATTCACCCAGAAAGATCGATCATATAGATAGAGCTTCTTTGCATCAGGATTTGCAACAGATAATCAGGTGGACTCTATTTTTGCAATCTACTGCTCTCCACATTGAGTTGAGTCCTTTTTTTCGATTCGAATCGTATTGAGATCAGAAAAAAGCCAAGAATAACTGAAGTCTCTTGAAGTTCTCAAGCTGTTGGGAGCGTTATATTTTGCCATTCACCAAAACTGAAGGACCTATTATAGATGTAGAGCTTCTTAATAAATGTATATGTTTATGATAACTGAGTTTATTACACTTGATTATTTGCAATATCTCATCAAGTTTTTATGCCTTGAAGGGGTGGCTTCTATTTGGTAATTCAAACAGAAAACtatctttttatttaaaaaaaatcaacttagGTTGGCAAAGGAACAGATCACTTGCAATATCTTTCGATATCTTGACGACTTAAGGCTTGGAATGTATCCTACATTGCAATTCAACCACACAGATGGATCTGCCTTGTTAAAAAATAACTGATGCTAACTGAAGTTTGCACGTATCACTTGCAACATTCTGTACTGTCTAGATTCCTGGCTTGTGTGCGTCCTATTTTGCATACTAAAAGCTCTCTGTGCTGCCAACTCCTCCGAGGCATTCCTTACTAACCACTAGTTGCAACATCACTAGGCCGCAAGAAGCATATCGCAAGTGTCTCCAAATGGTGACCATGGGTACCAGATACTAGTTCCAGCTAAACCCAACATCAACTTACCACATCAAACCCGACCGAGTAGTGGGTGCCACGCGTGTATAGCACCGGGATGGCATCCCGGCGCTCTAGATCGGCTGGCGCTACCATCGCAAGTGCAGGCTGATTGCTTGATGCACCACTTCGGTGTGTATTGATTGGGGCTGCGAAAAATAACCGTCCGTCCGTTGGCGTTGCTTGTTGGGCTCACACTGTTCAGTATGGGtttttggaaattaaaaacgCACTTCACCACGGTACGCGATAAgacgcacaacacacacacacacgctcactgTCCCGAGACAGCCCAACCGACAAGACGAACTGGCGCCGCGTGGCCGTGCGTTCAAGCAACGATCTGGGGGGAATGACTGGAGCAAGGCAACTGATTATGCTTCCAGCGCGATGTCGTTAGAGAAGGCAACGTTAGAATTTTTCGGATTTCGGTGAACCCGCTTGCGACTCTCACCGAACGGTAACTGGTGGTCTAGTTATGCTTCCGTCCTGTTTATAAATAATTCTACACCAACCGACTGCGCGGGGTGCCGTACCCGTTGCGATTGCCCACCTGCGCGTGTCGCGGGCCGCTGGTGCTTTGGCTAGTGCCACCCGCAAAACCCTCCAACGAAACACCGCTCCCTCTCGCTCCCGCTCGTCTTCGGGCTCCGTGTGCTCCACCATCGACAGCCCTATcgctaaacacacacaaaccggcacacaccgacacacaatcacacaccgTTTTAGTACGTCTCGACCGTCGTCCCATCCCCATCATCCATCATTTTAACACGAACCACGACCAACCgcgtggtgatggtggtggtctAACAGggcacgacgacgaccacgacgacgacgacggtacACGATTAGCTCTGCGAAAGAAGCGCCCGTCGTTTCCGTTgccttccttcccttcttctttatttttggttttgttcttaAAGCCACAGTTCCTTGAGCAAaagtagaaaaagaaacacaagaaCTCTGCGTTCTTCTCGACGGGCTCCATCTCCCAATGACTGGAGCGCAACGGTGTAGTATACGAGGTGGTTGCGGGGAGAGGGCAAGGGGTGTTTTGTGGCAAAATTAGTCACCTGTCGCAAAACACTTTAGGTCGTGGGGGAGGGAGGGTTGCGATTGAGGGTGATGTGGGAggagtgggggggggaggggggctgACGTGTTCTCTTCTTGCTATAAGTAATGTTCTCTCGGtttgagagagagcgagagcgagagagagaggagagagagaaagagagagagagagagagagagagagagagagagaaactaAGGGCAATATCGGAAGCGAGGCAGCCCCATTTGATGCTGGTCTTCCTCTCACCCCACCACGTCCCTCCGAGGGTTGAAAATTACCAGAGGGGTAGGATGGGGTTAGGGGTGGGGGGACGGTTCGATCGAAACCGAACGTGTCGGTGGCGAGCCTCACAGAATAGCAGGTCACTTGCAGGCATTGCGTGCGGCACAATCCGTTCGCTTCCCTGACCTTACATAATGAGGCACAATCGGGTGCGGGTCTCCGCCGTTCGAAAGCAGATTAAGAATGCTGCTTGAAATGTATGCTCCATGTGACGTCATGGCTTTACCATTGACACATACACTGCTCTGCACTGAACGGACATTTAAACATAGCTTTTGTTGCATTGAGCGACTCCATTCCGCCCGaaaatccggctcgaaggaccagaAGCTTATCGATCTGGATCGTCCACTCGAAACAAATGGATGCAGAGCGAGCGGAGCGTCATTCGCAGGCTTGAACCTTGGCCCACCGACACTAAGCCGACACCTTTACCGTCGCCGCCACCATCCGAGACCAACGCCACAAACTGGGTCACACCGGGCACTGATTGCGCATATCTTGAGGCGTAGATGCGGTGGGCTAGTCGAGCCAGCATTCTAATTCAAATCAGCGCGTCGCACGACACGCGGAAATTATCGGAAAAACCACAACATTTGTACCGTACAGGCAACCTCCCACCCCTTCCTggtgtctgtttgttttggtcaCCAAAATTCTCATCGGGtctaatgtttgttttttttttgtgcgcccCATGGGTcccaaaaaacagaaacaaaaccgTTGATAAAGCAGTACTAGCTGCGGTTAGCCACCGAAACTTCCGGCGTTTGGAGAGGTTTGTCCTCTATTAGAACAAATTATGCAGTCCAACCAGTTCCTTGCATGCCATTTTTTGATCGATACACGGTGCACTTCCGTTTTGCGTGCTTTAGCGTTCCAGGAAAGTGTGTATAGCATTAGCACACTTCTTTCTCCATTCGAGATGGAGGTGTTTCCTGAGCTCATTCCAAAAAGGGTGCACATTTTAATGGGTTCGTGTTGGGCGGCATTAGCCACCACCCCACTCCACACTGTACAGCAGGGAGAGACCTCCAGCTCACGCGAGAGACTTGGTGGCGGCGTCCCAGGCAATCCCTGGTGCGCTCGTTGGCCGCTAGGCCGTTAAAGTACGCAGGACGCTCGTGCAATATTTTCGCAATCGCGGTCACGCTGGACACGTTTTTATTTTGGCGGGATAAGCCTTTACCTACGCCACCAGGCACCGGACGGGCGCAGGTCATGGTTTTCCAGTTCCGGGGCGTCCATTCTTTCTTTACGTTTATTGCCGTGCCTTTGGTCACGGCATTGCCTTCACGTCCGTGTCTCACGACAACGtcagcaccgccaccacccgTCAATGTCAAGACGAATCGGATCTCTTTCGGTTCGGGCCCCCGCACGCACCGGATTTGGCGTTTTAAAACGTTGAacgtttccttcttttttgcttttgcttttgctttcggcATAAATCCCCCGAATCGCTTTCCTGTTCAACACGATCTACCCCCGCCGATTGGCTTTTAGGTTACGGCTGTGTCGGTGTATAAAATTTGACGAAATTTGATTATTCCGTGATCGCTCAGAGACGGGGGAAACtgcgaagaacaaaaaaaaaacaaatggcaCGACCCATAAAATGCAGAGTATGATGATCTCATTAATTTAACTCgtagtttttggtttttgtctgttttgagCCCAGAGAAGTTATTGCCATATGGGGCACAGCGGGCGGGCGATTGGGAGGTGGTGGACATGTTGGGATTTGGAGTCATAAGCTACGGATACGGGAAGTAAACTTGTTTGGTCGTTTTAAAACACGCTAATGCGCGCGTTAGaagggcgggggggggggagggtggagGTCGCGTGATGTAGCTTTGTGTCAGTGTGGCGTGACACACAAACGGGCAATCGTTTAAGATGCCTCCAAAGACTTGTGGCGTAAGTCTGTGTCAAGCTACCACCACGGCCTGCTAGGATCGCAGCAGATGGCGGTAGTGTCTAATCGCGGGAGGGTGATGAAGCAGAAGTGTTAATGAAACTGCCATCAAGGTCGCACGATAGCTTCACAgcttacaacttttggggagGGAATGGGTCATATTAGCCCTCCCCAGTTTGAATTTTGACCACAAATTTATCATTCTTTTCTTGTCCTCCTTTTTTATGACGGTCCCACCAGGGCGCGGGGGGAGGCATGTGGgggtgatgatgttgatgatgatactGCTGAAAGGCATCACACAACAGATGGTAACAGCAtataacaaagcaaaaaacataTAATACATCACAagcaaacattcaaacaacaagcaaacaacaGGAACAGCATGATAAGGGGTTGTGTGTGAGATGCAAACGGCTCACCTTGTTGTGGCGTTGTAGACGACGATCACGACGGCGTGCTTTTAGGGGACGCACTAGGgtcaggggggggggggggtgagaaATGGGAACAACGGTATTTTTGAAATTAGTGTTTCtgcatttattttcatatctTCCCGTGTGAATGGAGGTCGAGGGAGAGTTGGaaggattgattttttttgttgacatAATGTATAGATAGACACAGTAGAATGGGGCGTCCTTAAACATatatttgtgatttttttttttcaattttgaaaGATTGAAATTGTTACAAATCCATTTCGATtgcatttgtgtgtttgaaataGCATTGAAAAGAACGGTAATAATGGAATGCTTGATCCTCGCAGTGGCATGTTTAAAATCGTTTGGAGGAAAATTGCAACGTTGCGAGTTGTGGGGGAGCTCAACTTGTACGACTTTTGTCCCAACGCCTATTGCTAGTTTGCCACGTTTTATGAGTACTGAATTGATTACCGGATTACATTACTTGATATCAGAATAACACCATCTGATTGTCTACATTCGCATTCATCAAAAAATTGTCGATTTCAATAAATCGGTATGAAGATGAAGGACGAAGGACCAAATTTGACAATGCTTTCTATTGTCAGTTTGCCAGTTAGAACGGCCCATATCTCAACCTAATTAGGTAAAGATAAGATATTTGGGATGGTAGGCGTCACATAGAATACTTGGAAACCCCTTCAAAATAGAACGTTTAGAGCTCCCGATATCCGATTATTGAGCGCTATCATGAATAATTCTATAAAGGTGGGAGCAGGTTGGACAAAAGTTTGGGAAGACAAACGAGTACCCCGCTTAACGAGTGTTTCGCATGAGTAGCACAACCATattaaaatgttcaaaacaaTAGCTAATAACACACCATATGACAGATGGCCTTCACCTATGATAGTTTGCACGTACCAAGTTCGTAGATTTCCTATAATGTGACCTTGACGAACTAGTTAGGGGACAACAGCTTGCAATTTGAATATCgatgacacacaaaaaatgcaactCTCTACACAACTCTGACGAAAACCATGGTACTGTGACGAGATAATTGAGCATCTTTTGCTACCCTTGCTACCTCGCCTTAGTTTGAACGTTGaaggtatatatatatttatatatattttttttgacaaattttcTACACGCAAAAGAGACGAAATATCTATTGCGACAACCTTAAAATCATTGCTTCGATCACACGAAGGTGATTGTGATTTACGGTCCTTAATGCTGCCCACCGGAACCCGAATGCCACAGGTTGTGTTTAACAGACCTCCAATTTGCTTGCAGCTGTTTGGAACTGTTTCTGTGTAAGAATCGGTGGAAATTCCTGGGCAAAAAGTTTGCCCGAGGCTGAAGTTAGTTCTTCGTCGTGGGTCCTAGCATTTGATGCCTAGGTGCAGTCGTTGATACGCTGCAATGATGCACATCCAGCAGCATGGACGTTCTTGGTTGGATTGGTAAAGTGCGTTAGAGAATGTATTGTAAAACCACAGATATGCTACTCCTGAAACAACGTGGAGCAACTCGCTATTGCGAAAAGGATTTCTTATCCATTTCAACTCAGTTTAACATTCCTGCTACAGTTTGAAATAGTTACAtagaaaatatttatgaataatagaaaataattgTTACAATAACAACAATCCTTGCATGCAATGTGTcggttccttttttctttttttattaacatgCGCAAATATAACAATACCGAAGCCTAGGGATAATAATTTGtaatttcattccatttcattcatggttcaaattatatttctctttttgttgaACGAATCTcttttttcaaacagttttgaaaattacaaaaaaaaacccaaacaatGTAGTAAAAGGAAAAATCTTTGATGAACGTTTCATACCTCAAACTCCGTTGCATGAAATGCAATATATACTATAAAATATAAGTGAAAATGTTTCGGTAAGCTGTCCTGTTTCTACTTGTTGTGGCTCACTCCCGCCATTCCGTCCCTATCTACCTTCTCCTTATCTTTTTCTTCGCATCTTTCGCGCACTCTTCTCCTCTGTCTGTCTTTCTATACTTTAACCGGTTCCTTACATTTCTTACTAGTCTACATATTTTGATACAGCAACTTTACTAGCCCGTACTCGTTTTGTTAACAAACTCTCTTTCGCATCCAGTGTCCTGCACCACAGAACATTCACCATAGCACAGCTTCGCTTCCCTTCACTTGGCTCCTTTAAGTTTCCTTTAGTTTCGCTGCTTACCTattgtttcccttttcgctTGTTGGTTTCAGCCCTGATAATATAAAAGCGTCTTCCCATTCACCGGCTAACGTAAGCGCCAAATAATGACGTCTTGTTGATATTTGTATATATCGCTGGCTCACTTCAAAACTGCGCCAAACAAAAAGAGTTTGATATCTTTCGACAGATGCACCTGCTGTGGCCATAACACCGGACGCCAGAGCGTAACAACTGATCTTTCCAGCACCCACGGTACTGTGATGACGACCAGTCGGCTGTTTTAATCTATGCATCGTCTATACATTGGAACTTTTTTTCCATACCATGTATATTACCATCGTCCTACCCCATGTTCTACGTATTTCGTAGCATTTCTGCGGAATGCGTTCACCTCACGGCGGTAACTCAATCGCGCGAGAGAGGACCGACACACCTAGCCGCCGATATATGGGTGACTGGTACTACTACTCAGTTACTGGCGGCCCTTCTTAAAAGATCTTAAATCAGCCGATTCGCGCGATTGAGGCTCTGGTGTCAGTGTCCTAGCAAATCGAACTAGCACCAAAACCTCTTCCGTCTGTTGCTCTACGCTTCCTTGTCTGTCTGGTTTGCTTCTGGTTTCTCTACGTACTTCCAAATTTCCTTATAATTATGTCCTAATCACTCAGATTCCTACCTATCATCTAGTTCCATATCGCACGCCCACGCACTCTCATCGTCGGTTGTCTCTTTCACTCATAGATTCAGCCATCGAGTGCCGGTATGTCGCTTGCTGGCTTACCGTGGCTGCAAACGCCGCGAGGCCCGAATCATCTTCCGCCTGGCAATTTGATGTGATTGGCCCGCCGATATTTGCCTGAAAAGGTACAAATTGTATGTTCAATTACCTcaaattgttgttgttacttaAATTAAATGTTCAAAGCTTAAATGacattcgaaaaaaaaaaattttcatGGAAAaatgaaggggggggggggggggtgagaaATCCAGTAAATGAAAGTTAATAGGAAATGAAAGTGAATCAAATAGTGCCACAAAAATACAGCAaatacaacagcaaacaacagtTTGGCACTATTGAATACAAATAGACAAACAAGAAGTTAATGTGTGCAGAACATAAAACCACAATCGGCAGTACAATGGAACAAGCTACAAACTAAGGTAGggttaattttattaaaaccaATGAATTTTTTCGCTATGTTGTGGAGTAGAACGTACAAGACGAAATCTAGAACTACAGCCGGTATTATGATGCCCAATCGTATACtacttttgattttgattttgtacA from Anopheles coluzzii chromosome X, AcolN3, whole genome shotgun sequence includes:
- the LOC120951364 gene encoding uncharacterized protein LOC120951364; the protein is MVAPADLERRDAIPVLYTRGTHYSVGFDVGRTFASIIHSFLEKSVTLNETYLPLFNTENGRKIYVDTYESVNKSFPQYIRELQGIADGAKVEFHKLFLLHIDDVITGGQDGNNQPIGCSTICVNEPDCVVLGHTEDALSEVLNHFYFVSAHIISESPEGKHKVVEERFTSLCYAGHLPGYTMNANHHGLVFSINTLSAKTLVGGKTPRHFITRALLAAENFVQAQEILRDHGVGAADGCSINMTFLRQEGDRLFHNAEMGPATNGDESQLNILTASPGEHIIHVNSYQRLPVPEVSGLIIESSIERMKTFAKYAPPKTVADVVRMLSDVTASEHKVFRDHGKNQKVKTICVGIIDCIKRTWTLYAENPAYVPPLVVLPLVLKD